The window gtctactctgccattcaatcatggctgatctatctttccctcacaaccccattctcctgccttctccccataaccctgacacgggTACTAatcaaacatccattgacttggcctccgcagccttctgtggcaatgaattctgcagattcaccaccctgtgactaaagaaattgctcctcatctccattctaaaggcgcgcccttttattctgattccgtgccctctggtcccagactctcccccaCACATCACCCACTGactcttccctttctctccatcgcaGTCTAGGCACAAACCTGCAGACTCCatccactcacgtgactccacatCCACCCGCACTGCTACCTGTAAGAACTCCGTTCCATTCTCTCTGTTCCTCTCCCGCATTGCTCCTGCAGAGAAACGTTCTGACAGTGGTCTTCCACCTCGactctgtttctccctctcctcagaagccgcctgacccgctgagtgtctctcaCCAGAAGCGtagaacatggaatagtacaggcccttcggcccgcgatgtccgtgctgaacatgatgccaagttttaactaatctcctctgtctgcacgtgatccatgtcccttccattccctgcttatccctgtgcccatctaaaagcctcttcaatgccactgtcCCTTCTGTctccgccaccaccaccaccacccctggcagcacgttccaggcacccaccactctctgtgtaaaacatttgccctgcacatctcctttgtaCTTtgaccctctcaacttaaagcgatgccctctagcctttgacatttggaCCCTGGGGAAAtggatctgactgtctacccgatccatgtctctcatcattgtaaatacttacatcagatctctcccccccccccccccccccccccccccccaacatccaggttcaacaatccaagtttgtccaactaatATTCTCTAATTATGGCataattctagtaaacctctCTCTCCGcagccttcctgtaatgggacgaccagaacgaCACGCTGTACTCCAGAAGCAGCCTCATTAATGTCCCACAttgttgcatcatgacttcctgactcttaaactCAATGCCCTGACGGATGCAAGCAAGgaaaccttctttaccacttcaACGTTaacgcattctctctctctctctctctctccacagatgctgcctgacctgctgggtttttgtgtccagcattttctgtttttagttcatatttccagcatctattGACCCGACCAACAGCGACAATTTACAGTCCACAAACACGGAATCTGTccgcctccccaccccctccccgggtttgGTGAGTGGGGTCTAGACTAGACGAGGGATTCAGAGACTGGGGTCGGGTCAGAGTCCAGACTGTTCATGGAGCTGAGGCCGGTGTCGGAGTCGTCGGTGGCGGCGgcggtggcggtggtggtggtggcggcggGGCAGCCTGCGGGGGTCTGGCCCGGGGTCTGGGGGTCTTGGCCGGTCCGCTGCGCTTGGCGCAGTTCCCGCAAcaacctctccatctctccccgccTGAGTTCGCGGTCAGCCCGGCTGCGCTCCAGCTCCAGGGCGCACGTCTCCAGCTCGCCGGCCAGACGCCGCCCGGCGCCCACACTGGCGTCCAGCTCATCCCGGAGCCCCCCGGCCTCTAGCGGGACCTCGTCCCCCGGCCACTCGgccccttcctccccttccccccgcgGCCCCGGGGCCCCGCCGCTCCCTCCCTCCAGGTACGTGTCCTGCACATAGTTGGCTCCGTGCTCCCTCATCCTGTCCTGGTGAACCCTGGCCTCGCAGCGCTCGATGTCCCGCTCCAGCTCCCGCAGCCGCTGCATCTGCTGGCGGATGGTGTGGTCCTGAGACAGGACCAGGTGAACCAGTGTCTCCATGCGCTCCCCGCTCCTCCACCCCTGCGTCCCGCTCCCCTGCTTGTGGCACCGCTTCATCTTGGCCAGCTTCCTGAACGCCTTCCTCACCACTCTCCTGTGCTTGTCCCGGGACATGGCCATGCTGCTCCCCGCCGCTGCCCGCACCCTGCACGGGTTGCCCTTGCTGTTCACCACCTTGGCCTGAGCGCTCCTCGGCCCCGTCCTGCCCAGCGCCACTCGCGTCTTCTCCAGCACGAAGGTGACATTGTCCCGCTCCTCTCCCCACGCCGTCCACAGCCTCAGCATCTTGGTCTTGTTGGGCAAAGTCCTCTCGAAGCCTCGCCACTTCTCCACCAGGCAGTAGGTGTCCGGGGCACCGGACAACAGGTCGCTCAGCCTCGCCTCTTCCAGCAGAGCGGCGATCACGTCCTGGCAGCTGGTGCGCCTGGACAAGCCGGAGACCAGCTTCTCCTCCTGACAGACCCACACGCTGATCTTGcacacctctccctccatcccggcCTCGGGGAGTCGCcagtccttcccctctctctcgccgCGCTCGACTGTCCGGGAGCTGCGGCCGCCGGCGCTCACTCCCTCCTCTGTATCAGCGTCCCACGACCCCTGGTCCAGGGTAGCGGCATCTCCCGGCACCGTGCCCACACCCATGGGGCAGCCCGCGGCTCTGTGAGTACAGGAAGACTAGCAGCAAGAATATCCCCGGCACTCTGGCAGCATCcagacccagagtagaggaagatGGTTACAGTCCCAGCTGTGAGACTGACTGCATCACTGGGACTCCCCTGCTggaatctccctccctctccctctctatgtatctcacgcacacacacacaacacaacactcGCCACAAGGCTGCCCTCTACAGCATCTCACACGCGTTCTGTTGCTCGCCCGTTGTGGTTTCTGTCATCTGCCCATTAGTTTAATTCACTTTAATGTTTTGCCAGGTGTACCGAGGTTGCGCGCTCACCACAGGGGGAATACTGTacgtgattacaaccgagccgtccacagtgtacaggtacacgatagaggggataacgtttagtgcaagataaagtccggcaAAGTCTGATTAAATGATGATCCGTGAGTCTCCAGTGAGGCAGATGACAGCTCAGGACTGCGCTACAGttgtggtttagttgcctgatatcagaaactgtccctgaatctggaggtgtacattttcacacttgtgtacctcttgcctgatgggagaggggagaaggggctgGGGGCGAGACTCACCCTTGATTATGCCGGAGcagggtgaagtgtagatggagtcaatgggtatCGCCCTGTGTGTGAAAATGCCATGACAATGGTGAATTGGCAGAAGTGTCCTCTAGCAGTGAGGAAGCTTCGATTCCAACATACAGGATCTACAGGAGGTGTTGCCTCAACAAGACAGCCAgtatcaaagacccataccacccTGGTCACCCTCGCTTCtcactgctgccatcaggtaaaGGGCACAGGAGCCCGAGAACCATGACcagcaggttcaagaacagccccTTGCCCATCAACCATCAGTCTCTCAAACCACCCTGCACAATACGAACCACAGataggcacaagatgctggagtaactcagcgggacaggtaacatctctggatagaagtagtgggcaacgtttcgggtcgagacccttcttcgggctccTAGTTACAAATGGGGGTAGGGCgaacaagagcggagctgcgggatatcgaggagaccctagtgagagcttcATTCATAATGGATTCTATTTGCTAGCTTCTGCTGCCCTCAGGTGGATATTGACAGAATTGCAaacattctttttttgtgtgggcagtttacaacccagctgtatgaacactgATTTCTCTActttcaagtaacccctacagccaccaccccccccccccctttttcccctCAGCCacgctagtcatcctactagttccactgttcacatccctgtCTCCCTTcgctatcacctcttccccagccaacaatgggccattatgggctccaccgttccttggtcatttgtgacttaaagttttattccccaaaatgttgcatttgacatgcttagctcaaggacttcatagaattgccaagcacatacgtagcttgtttccaaatgtcgatcgcctagtttcaaatgtcaagaaaatcttcctcaaagcaccgtcacgtgtgcagttgttcaaggacatggcacccgagattctgctacctcctcagcccgttttgactaggtggggtacatggctctctgctgtactctactatgctgcaaattttgaaaagataaaagaaattgtcaactgttttgaagaagaatctgctgcagtcaggatcgtcagtgacatcatgcagaaaaagtccccccaccgcgatcttgtgtttattgcttccaattttgcaaacttcccacaagctatcacttcccttgagaaatgtggtgaaacattagtgaataacctgcaggttttcaacaaagtaactgacgatattcgtaaagttcctggcgatgtaggtaaaggcaTACAAGGAAACTGTGAGAGTGTGATTTTAGCTaaaaaagatcttgaagaaatagaaaacatagctagagttctcaaaggtagttgtaatgccacaagatatcgacatgaatatagagtctgtagcttgtttcgggtatgcaccagtgacctcagctgaggtaaaaATAAGTttatcacaactgaagcatattgtgtctgtcagacggcatagtttaacaccagataatttgaaaagaatgctagtaattatgcaaccaggcaactttggtcatttaatgtagtatacctttatattattatttttaaccatattttggtggtggaaataaaaacctcgttatgcctttttttgtcaataaattgcctttttaaaatgttattatgcctttttgcctgcctatttcagagatttttagtgcctaaacatcctggctctagtgattagagacatgccaaacttcctttgTCTTCCGAAGATGTagaggtgtgtgtgctttattgcagtagcttcaatgtggttggtattCCTCTTTAATCTTTACACCCATGAAGCTGTCTCACAGGCTTCAGTATCTTGGTGTCCAGTGGCGGCATGTGCTCCTTCCCCACCGTGCCTTGCAGGGGCTGCgtttctcctcccctcaccccgtaACATGGAGCTCCCCCTGAACTCATCCCGATTGTGTACAGCCATGACGTAGAGTCACAGCACAGTAACACTGAGATCCTGTTCCCATCTCCCCAGCACCCAGCTCTGCATGTGATTCAAatccttatttttaaatgttgtgagagtgcTTCCTCTCTGACATTCTCGGGCAGTGCGtaccaggcacgtgccatcagggtaggcaaggaaCGCACTGCCTACccttgactaaaattataaaatgataattattaaaaaataaatggtaaaggcacgggagaattatgcctaactAAGAGCTCGATCTCTTGGG is drawn from Amblyraja radiata isolate CabotCenter1 chromosome 20, sAmbRad1.1.pri, whole genome shotgun sequence and contains these coding sequences:
- the rassf10 gene encoding ras association domain-containing protein 10, whose product is MGVGTVPGDAATLDQGSWDADTEEGVSAGGRSSRTVERGEREGKDWRLPEAGMEGEVCKISVWVCQEEKLVSGLSRRTSCQDVIAALLEEARLSDLLSGAPDTYCLVEKWRGFERTLPNKTKMLRLWTAWGEERDNVTFVLEKTRVALGRTGPRSAQAKVVNSKGNPCRVRAAAGSSMAMSRDKHRRVVRKAFRKLAKMKRCHKQGSGTQGWRSGERMETLVHLVLSQDHTIRQQMQRLRELERDIERCEARVHQDRMREHGANYVQDTYLEGGSGGAPGPRGEGEEGAEWPGDEVPLEAGGLRDELDASVGAGRRLAGELETCALELERSRADRELRRGEMERLLRELRQAQRTGQDPQTPGQTPAGCPAATTTTATAAATDDSDTGLSSMNSLDSDPTPVSESLV